GGAACAGTACATGATTTTAATTCTCCGCAGAAATATATCGTCACAGCCGCCGATGGCGTTTGGAAAAAAACTTATACGGTGTCCGTCATAGATACGGAGCTTGCTACAAACTATCAATTCGAGGATACTTTGGGCGGAAAGAAGTACTATATCTTCGTGGAACGTGAGGGAGATAAAGTAGTAATGGAATGGGCAAGCGGAAATGCCGGCTATGCCATGACCGGAGTACCCAAGACGGCTGATGACTACCCAACTTTCCAGGTGACGGAAGGTAAAGAAGGAAAATGCCTTTCTTTGGTGACGCGCAGTACGGGATTCTTCGGAAGTTTGATGGGTATGCCTATTGCTGCCGGGAATTTGTTTATCGGTTCTTTCGACGTGGGCAATGCAATGAGCAATCCCTTGCAAGCTACGAAGTTCGGGCTTCCTTTCCGGTATGTGCCAACTTACCTGGCAGGATACTATAAGTACAAGGCAGGAAATAAATTCACGGAAGGAGGTAAGGAAGTAGATGGAAAACGTGACATATGCGATATATATGCTATCATGTACGAAACGACTGAATCTGTCCCTACCCTTGACGGAAGCAACGCGTTCACCAGTCCGAATCTGGTTTCGATAGCTCGTATTGACAACGCTAAGGAGACAGATGAATGGACATATTTCAAACTTCCCTTCACTACCCTGCCCGGTAAGTTTATTGATAAGGAGAAACTGAAGAATGGAAAATATAATGTTGCCATCGTATTTACATCAAGCCTGGAAGGGGC
The DNA window shown above is from Bacteroides faecium and carries:
- a CDS encoding PCMD domain-containing protein, whose translation is MKAKHVIFYLLLAIISSSCIRDEAPNAEADILSCKLPEVAMTTSPIINNNSVTLFVGPGTDVSALAPEFILTPGATISPQSGTVHDFNSPQKYIVTAADGVWKKTYTVSVIDTELATNYQFEDTLGGKKYYIFVEREGDKVVMEWASGNAGYAMTGVPKTADDYPTFQVTEGKEGKCLSLVTRSTGFFGSLMGMPIAAGNLFIGSFDVGNAMSNPLQATKFGLPFRYVPTYLAGYYKYKAGNKFTEGGKEVDGKRDICDIYAIMYETTESVPTLDGSNAFTSPNLVSIARIDNAKETDEWTYFKLPFTTLPGKFIDKEKLKNGKYNVAIVFTSSLEGAYFNGAIGSTLLIDEVELIYHSEN